The following proteins come from a genomic window of Pseudomonas hygromyciniae:
- a CDS encoding glutathione S-transferase family protein, whose product MGHALKILGRTSSINVRKVLWTCQELAIPYEREDWGIGFTPTQSPEFLALNPNAQVPVIVDDNGVLWESNTICRYLVGLHQRHDLLPAAPAPRARVEQWMDWQATELNPSWGYAFHALVRKNPDFQDPQRIAAGVRGWNDKMGLLEQQLIKTGAYVAGDDFTLADILIGLSVHRWRMTPMERPAYPAVEAYYALLSQRPGFQAFALDGHN is encoded by the coding sequence ATGGGACACGCGCTGAAAATTTTGGGTCGCACTTCGTCCATCAACGTACGAAAAGTCCTGTGGACCTGCCAGGAACTGGCTATCCCCTACGAGCGTGAAGATTGGGGCATCGGCTTCACGCCTACCCAGTCACCCGAATTCCTCGCCCTGAACCCTAACGCCCAAGTACCGGTCATCGTCGATGACAACGGCGTGCTATGGGAGTCCAACACCATCTGCCGCTATCTGGTGGGCCTGCACCAACGCCACGACCTGCTGCCCGCCGCCCCCGCGCCACGGGCCAGGGTCGAGCAATGGATGGATTGGCAAGCCACCGAGCTCAACCCATCCTGGGGCTACGCCTTCCATGCCCTGGTGCGCAAGAACCCGGACTTTCAGGACCCGCAGCGCATTGCCGCCGGCGTGCGCGGCTGGAACGACAAGATGGGACTGCTGGAACAGCAATTGATCAAAACCGGCGCCTATGTGGCCGGGGACGACTTCACCCTGGCCGATATCCTGATTGGCCTGTCAGTACACCGCTGGCGGATGACGCCCATGGAGCGCCCCGCCTACCCGGCAGTGGAGGCGTACTACGCCCTACTCAGCCAGCGCCCAGGTTTCCAGGCTTTTGCCCTCGACGGTCACAACTAA
- a CDS encoding methyl-accepting chemotaxis protein, translating to MVKFASDITDQVTTLRTAADSAHATSVQNDACARKGSEVVQQTVQIIEEISRDLNQAAISIDAVSKQSDIIGTIVQTIRGIADQTNLLALNAAIEAARAGEHGRGFAVVADEVRSLAARTSQATLEIVEVVRKNHDLSLSAVSSMQSSLSRTGLGVELANEAGQVILEIQEGSRHVVDAIGQFNSTLQLQ from the coding sequence GTGGTGAAGTTCGCCAGCGATATCACCGACCAGGTCACCACGTTGCGTACCGCTGCCGATTCTGCCCACGCCACCTCGGTGCAGAATGATGCCTGCGCCCGCAAGGGCTCGGAAGTGGTACAGCAGACGGTGCAGATCATCGAAGAAATTTCCCGCGACCTCAACCAAGCGGCAATCAGCATCGACGCGGTAAGCAAGCAGTCGGACATTATCGGCACCATCGTGCAGACCATTCGCGGGATTGCCGATCAAACCAACCTGTTGGCGCTTAACGCGGCCATTGAAGCGGCACGGGCCGGTGAGCACGGGCGTGGCTTTGCTGTGGTGGCGGACGAGGTGCGCAGCCTGGCGGCGCGCACCAGCCAGGCGACGCTTGAGATTGTCGAGGTGGTACGCAAGAACCACGACTTGTCCCTGAGCGCGGTGTCGAGCATGCAGTCGAGCCTGAGTCGTACCGGCCTGGGGGTGGAGTTGGCCAATGAGGCAGGGCAAGTGATCCTGGAGATCCAGGAAGGCTCGCGGCATGTGGTGGACGCCATTGGCCAGTTCAACTCGACCCTGCAACTGCAATAG
- a CDS encoding GNAT family N-acetyltransferase: MPELHIDRLADPLWPLLNKFYRSHNSSMKALKGGQLWVARNSEIVAGLCLSPVVGGQWLTGLFVDPALRGQGLAARLIAQAIAPVEGTVWLLCHPDLEGFYAAQGFSQQTVLPQSLAERLVRYKRNKPMIAMGVCRQV, translated from the coding sequence ATGCCCGAGTTGCACATTGATCGACTGGCAGACCCCCTGTGGCCGCTGCTGAACAAGTTCTACCGCAGCCACAACTCATCGATGAAAGCCCTCAAGGGCGGCCAATTGTGGGTCGCGCGCAACAGCGAGATTGTGGCCGGTCTGTGCCTGAGCCCCGTGGTCGGTGGCCAGTGGCTGACCGGGCTGTTTGTCGATCCGGCATTACGTGGGCAAGGGCTGGCGGCGCGGCTGATCGCACAAGCGATAGCGCCGGTCGAAGGCACGGTATGGCTGCTGTGCCACCCGGACCTGGAAGGGTTTTATGCAGCCCAGGGTTTCAGCCAGCAGACGGTGTTGCCACAATCGCTGGCCGAGCGCCTGGTGCGCTATAAACGCAACAAGCCGATGATCGCCATGGGCGTGTGCCGTCAGGTCTAA
- the def gene encoding peptide deformylase, whose translation MIREILKMGDERLLRIAPPVPPEMFDSPELWQLIDDMFQTMEHVGGVGLAAPQIGVDLQLVIFGFESSERYPDAPAVPQTILINPLITPLSPVLEEGYEGCLSVPGLRGAVDRYQQIRYEGFDPKGEPIVRIADGFHARVVQHECDHLIGRLYPSRITDFSKFGFIEVMFPDLDPAADA comes from the coding sequence ATGATTCGTGAAATCCTGAAAATGGGCGACGAGCGCCTGCTGCGTATCGCGCCACCGGTGCCACCGGAAATGTTCGACAGCCCCGAACTGTGGCAACTGATCGATGACATGTTCCAGACCATGGAGCACGTGGGTGGCGTCGGTCTGGCCGCGCCGCAGATTGGTGTCGACCTGCAACTGGTGATCTTCGGCTTCGAAAGCAGCGAGCGCTACCCGGATGCCCCGGCGGTGCCCCAGACCATCTTGATCAACCCGCTGATTACACCGCTGAGCCCGGTGTTGGAGGAGGGCTATGAAGGCTGTCTGTCGGTGCCGGGGTTGCGTGGTGCGGTGGATCGCTATCAGCAGATTCGCTACGAGGGGTTTGACCCCAAGGGCGAGCCGATTGTGCGGATTGCCGACGGCTTCCATGCGCGGGTGGTGCAGCACGAATGCGACCACTTGATCGGCCGCCTGTACCCCTCGCGCATCACCGACTTCAGCAAGTTCGGGTTTATCGAGGTGATGTTCCCCGACCTGGATCCCGCCGCCGACGCTTAG
- a CDS encoding YihY/virulence factor BrkB family protein: MIFPVLKDLPLHRVLMRTVTEFIDDEMPTYASALAYQMLFSLFPFLLFLIALIGFLHLPDFFSWLRLQSELVLPPQALEQVNPVIDQLQQSKGGLLSVGIVIALWTASAGVRLMMSAMNAAYDVVEGRPIWKRFPLSILYTVGIAGMLLAAAALMVLGPQVMEWLAGQIGMQEFVVTLWTILRWPLIVILLMFAVALMYYVMPDVKQKFRFITPGSVLAVVVWIVASLGFGYYVKTFADYNAMYGSIGAIIVLLLYFYISAAVLLLGAEMNAVIEHMSAEGKDPGEKDFGEHHPDQKQHVSGLGRDHSIPKPTLDET; this comes from the coding sequence ATGATTTTTCCGGTATTAAAAGATCTGCCGCTGCACCGCGTATTGATGCGCACCGTCACAGAGTTCATTGATGACGAGATGCCCACTTATGCCTCGGCACTGGCCTACCAGATGCTGTTTTCGCTGTTCCCCTTCCTGCTGTTCCTGATTGCCCTGATCGGTTTCCTGCACCTGCCGGATTTCTTCAGTTGGCTGCGCCTGCAATCGGAACTGGTGCTGCCGCCCCAGGCTCTGGAGCAAGTCAACCCGGTGATCGACCAATTGCAGCAATCCAAGGGTGGGCTGTTGTCGGTGGGTATCGTCATCGCGCTGTGGACCGCCTCGGCGGGCGTGCGCCTGATGATGAGCGCGATGAATGCCGCCTACGACGTGGTGGAAGGCCGGCCGATCTGGAAGCGTTTCCCGTTGTCGATTCTCTACACCGTGGGCATCGCCGGCATGTTGCTGGCCGCCGCCGCGCTGATGGTCCTGGGGCCGCAAGTGATGGAGTGGCTGGCCGGGCAGATCGGCATGCAGGAGTTTGTCGTTACCTTGTGGACCATCCTGCGTTGGCCTTTGATTGTGATCCTGCTGATGTTCGCCGTGGCCTTGATGTACTACGTGATGCCGGATGTGAAGCAGAAATTTCGCTTTATCACGCCAGGCTCGGTGCTGGCGGTGGTGGTCTGGATCGTGGCTTCACTGGGCTTTGGCTACTACGTCAAGACCTTCGCCGACTACAACGCGATGTATGGCAGCATCGGTGCGATCATTGTGCTGCTGTTGTACTTCTACATTTCCGCCGCGGTATTGCTGCTGGGTGCGGAAATGAACGCGGTGATCGAGCACATGTCTGCCGAAGGCAAGGACCCGGGTGAAAAGGACTTTGGCGAACATCACCCCGATCAAAAACAGCATGTCTCGGGCCTTGGCCGGGACCATTCGATTCCCAAACCCACCCTTGATGAAACCTGA
- a CDS encoding CsbD family protein — protein MGSTADKAKGLVNEAIGNIKQGVGKATDNPKLEVEGKIQEKKGEAQQAVGKVKDAVKNTVDKA, from the coding sequence ATGGGCAGCACAGCGGATAAGGCAAAAGGTTTAGTGAACGAAGCCATCGGCAATATCAAGCAAGGTGTCGGCAAAGCCACTGACAACCCCAAGCTTGAGGTCGAAGGCAAGATTCAAGAGAAGAAGGGCGAAGCCCAGCAAGCGGTCGGCAAGGTCAAGGATGCGGTAAAGAATACGGTCGACAAGGCCTGA